The following coding sequences lie in one Phragmites australis chromosome 8, lpPhrAust1.1, whole genome shotgun sequence genomic window:
- the LOC133926500 gene encoding GLABRA2 expression modulator-like: MQQSPVEMHPTVDAPAPASAAEQAAPAPSPDPSPPPPPAAAPTPAPEAADPLPAPAQKTVKWSEKLTSDSPTHVQAAAAAESSQYVSRGPASSSSKGAVEAMKETLSRWGKSMGETTKMVESLSRDTWQHFKTGPSFTEAAMGRLAQGTKVLAEGGYEKIFRQTFEVLPDEQLKICYACYLSTSAGPVMGVLYISTDKIAFCSDNPLSYKAGNKTEWSYYKVVIPLHQLRTANPSVSKVNPAEKYIQVVSVEGHEFWFMGFLMYDKAVTSLQEALASARELQP, encoded by the exons ATGCAGCAGTCGCCCGTCGAGATGCATCCGACCGTCgacgcccccgcccccgcctcaGCCGCCGAGCAGGCCGCCCCCGCCCCCTCTCCCGACCCCTCCCCGCCCCCGCCACCCGCCGCGGCGCCGACGCCGGCTCCCGAGGCGGCCGATCCGCTGCCTGCGCCGGCGCAGAAGACCGTCAAGTGGAGCGAGAAGCTGACGTCGGACTCGCCGACCCACGtgcaggccgccgccgccgcggagtCCAGCCAGTATGTGTCCCGCGggcccgcctcctcctcgtccaaGG GCGCGGTGGAGGCGATGAAGGAGACGCTGTCGAGGTGGGGGAAGTCGATGGGGGAAACGACCAAGATGGTCGAAAGCCTCAGCCGCGACACGTGGCAGCACT TCAAGACAGGACCTAGTTTTACCGAAGCTGCTATGGGACGACTTGCTCAAGGAACCAAAGTTCTAGCAGAAGGTGgatatgaaaaaatatttaggCAGACCTTCGAAGTTCTTCCAGATGAGCAGCTGAAAATATGCTATGCATGCTATCTATCAACATCAGCTGGTCCTGTCATGGGAGTCCTGTACATTTCTACAGATAAGATTGCATTTTGCAGTGACAATCCTCTCTCTTACAAAGCTGGGAACAAAACTGAATGGAGCTACTACAAG GTGGTCATTCCTCTTCATCAGCTAAGAACGGCTAATCCTTCAGTGAGCAAAGTGAATCCCGCTGAAAAATACATTCAAGTTGTTTCAGTTGAAGGTCACGAGTTCTGGTTCATGGGTTTTCTTATGTATGACAAAGCTGTAACCAGTCTTCAAGAAGCATTGGCTAGTGCTCGTGAGTTGCAACCGTAG